The following are from one region of the Candidatus Trichorickettsia mobilis genome:
- the tyrS gene encoding tyrosine--tRNA ligase encodes MSFIKDFIARGYLYQCTNLDKLTQLFATQRVIAYVGFDCTAPSLHVGNLLQIMILRLLQHHGHQPIIVIGGATTKIGDPTGRDDLRKILDHEELTKNINGIKNSLAKFIKFGDGASDAIILDNSEWLEHINYLGFLRDYGRLISVNRMLTLDSVKARIDREQALTFLEFNYALLQAYDFCQLNKKYGCVLQIGGSDQWGNIVMGVDLCHKFSKQEVYGITTPLLTTSSGQKMGKSVNGAVWLNEEILSPYEYYQFWRNCADADLTRFAKLYAEFTDAEFAEFNHLINSNINAAKKQLAFKLTAICHGEVAAHDALTTATKLFEHKTIDANLPTIFVALDQLTNGIPICELLVIANLVSSKSEGSRLIRGGGAKINDHPINDENMVVDSSLLFDQSYLKLSSGKKKHILIKAKTLS; translated from the coding sequence ATGAGTTTTATTAAAGACTTTATAGCTCGTGGCTACCTATACCAATGTACAAATTTAGATAAATTGACGCAATTATTTGCTACTCAGAGAGTCATTGCTTATGTAGGTTTTGATTGTACTGCCCCTTCATTGCATGTAGGTAATTTACTACAAATTATGATCTTAAGGTTATTGCAACACCATGGACATCAGCCTATTATTGTTATCGGCGGAGCGACGACTAAGATTGGTGATCCGACTGGTCGTGATGATTTACGAAAAATCCTTGATCATGAAGAGCTGACAAAAAATATTAATGGTATTAAAAATTCACTGGCCAAATTTATTAAATTTGGCGATGGTGCAAGTGATGCTATAATATTAGATAACTCGGAATGGCTTGAGCATATAAATTATCTTGGATTTTTACGTGATTATGGTAGATTGATCTCGGTTAATCGGATGCTCACGTTGGATTCGGTAAAAGCACGAATTGATCGAGAACAAGCATTAACATTTTTAGAATTTAATTATGCTTTATTACAAGCTTATGATTTTTGTCAGCTAAACAAAAAATATGGTTGTGTATTACAAATTGGTGGCAGCGATCAGTGGGGTAATATAGTTATGGGTGTAGATTTGTGTCACAAATTCTCTAAGCAGGAAGTGTATGGCATTACTACACCTTTACTAACCACAAGCTCTGGTCAAAAAATGGGTAAGTCAGTTAATGGTGCTGTTTGGTTAAATGAAGAAATATTAAGTCCATATGAGTATTATCAATTTTGGCGTAATTGTGCTGATGCTGATTTAACAAGATTTGCAAAATTATATGCTGAATTCACTGATGCTGAATTTGCTGAATTTAACCATTTAATTAACAGTAATATTAATGCTGCAAAAAAACAGCTAGCTTTTAAACTAACTGCTATTTGTCATGGTGAAGTAGCAGCTCATGACGCATTAACAACTGCTACTAAACTATTTGAACACAAGACGATAGATGCTAACTTACCCACTATTTTTGTTGCGCTTGATCAGCTTACAAATGGCATTCCTATTTGCGAACTGTTAGTAATTGCTAATTTAGTTAGTTCAAAATCTGAGGGTAGTAGATTAATTAGAGGTGGTGGCGCAAAAATTAACGATCATCCTATCAATGATGAAAATATGGTAGTTGATAGTAGCTTGCTGTTTGATCAAAGCTATTTGAAATTATCATCGGGCAAGAAAAAACATATATTGATTAAAGCAAAGACTTTATCTTAA
- the thrS gene encoding threonine--tRNA ligase — MINIELPDKTKMQFELGTTGFDIASKISSSLAKEALVIEVDGQLKDLSLPINSDASIRILTAKDQECLEVLRHDAAHILAEAAKELFQDDVQVTIGPAIENGFYYDFATSKPFTPEDIVALEKRMHEIVKRNEKITREVWNRDEAIKFFRDQKESYKAEIIESIPVDQQITIYKQGNFVDICRGPHSPSTGKVKHFKLMKIAGAYWRGDSKNQMLQRIYGTAWATASQLDNYLNMLEEAEKRDHRKVGRELDLFHFQDEAQGMPFWHDKGWSIYRTIEQYIRTKIRKAGYIEVKTPVLLDKSLWEASGHWEKFRENMFALEADEKILALKPMNCPCHVQIFKQGTKSYRDLPLRMAEFGMCHRNEASGGLHGLMRVRSMVQDDAHIFCTNDQIISETVNFCKLLQEVYSDFGFNVVNVKFSDRPALRAGTDEVWDQAESALQKAVVAAGLEYTLNPGDGAFYGPKLEFHLRDAIGRDWQCGTLQVDFVLPERLDAVYIAAGGEKKRPVMLHRAILGSLERFIGILIEEYVGKFPLWLAPTQVAVITITNDSDEYAAQVNKLLVENGIRSELDISAEKVNYKVRNFSSKKVPLIAVVGKQEVLDGTITLRTLGSSEQKVMSVKDLIQFILLDTR, encoded by the coding sequence GTGATTAATATAGAACTTCCAGATAAAACTAAGATGCAATTTGAACTTGGCACTACAGGCTTTGACATTGCCAGTAAAATATCATCTTCACTAGCTAAAGAAGCATTGGTAATTGAAGTGGATGGTCAGCTCAAAGATTTAAGTTTGCCAATTAATTCTGATGCTAGCATCAGAATTTTAACTGCCAAAGATCAAGAATGTTTGGAAGTGTTGCGTCATGATGCTGCGCATATTCTCGCAGAAGCAGCAAAAGAGTTATTTCAAGATGATGTACAAGTAACCATAGGACCAGCGATTGAAAATGGTTTTTATTATGATTTTGCTACCAGTAAGCCATTTACCCCAGAGGATATAGTAGCTCTTGAAAAAAGAATGCACGAGATTGTCAAGCGTAATGAGAAAATTACTCGCGAAGTTTGGAATAGAGATGAGGCAATAAAATTTTTTCGCGATCAAAAAGAGTCTTATAAGGCAGAAATAATAGAATCAATACCCGTAGATCAACAAATTACTATTTATAAGCAAGGTAATTTTGTCGATATATGTCGTGGTCCGCATAGCCCTTCTACCGGCAAAGTAAAACATTTCAAGCTAATGAAAATTGCTGGTGCTTATTGGCGCGGTGATAGTAAAAATCAGATGTTACAGCGCATATACGGTACGGCTTGGGCTACGGCAAGTCAGCTTGATAATTATTTAAATATGCTGGAAGAAGCGGAAAAACGTGATCATAGAAAAGTTGGTCGCGAGCTTGACCTTTTTCATTTTCAAGATGAAGCTCAAGGTATGCCCTTCTGGCATGATAAAGGATGGAGCATTTATCGTACCATTGAGCAGTATATTAGAACTAAAATTAGAAAAGCTGGATATATTGAGGTAAAAACACCGGTACTGTTAGATAAAAGCCTTTGGGAAGCTTCGGGACATTGGGAAAAATTTAGAGAAAATATGTTTGCTTTAGAAGCTGATGAGAAAATATTAGCTTTAAAACCAATGAATTGTCCTTGCCATGTACAAATATTTAAACAAGGTACTAAGAGTTATCGCGATTTACCTTTGCGAATGGCAGAATTCGGTATGTGCCATCGTAATGAGGCTTCTGGTGGATTACATGGTTTAATGAGAGTGCGCTCAATGGTACAAGATGATGCGCACATTTTTTGTACTAATGATCAAATAATCAGTGAAACAGTAAATTTTTGTAAATTATTACAAGAGGTATATAGTGATTTCGGTTTTAATGTAGTTAACGTTAAATTTTCTGATCGCCCTGCACTTAGAGCGGGAACTGATGAGGTTTGGGATCAAGCAGAATCTGCGTTGCAGAAAGCAGTGGTTGCAGCTGGGCTGGAATATACTTTAAATCCTGGTGATGGAGCATTTTATGGACCAAAACTGGAATTTCATTTAAGAGATGCCATCGGTAGAGATTGGCAGTGCGGAACTCTGCAAGTAGATTTTGTCTTGCCAGAGCGTCTAGATGCTGTTTATATTGCAGCTGGCGGAGAAAAAAAACGCCCAGTAATGTTACATCGAGCAATTTTGGGATCATTAGAGAGGTTTATAGGCATCTTGATTGAAGAATATGTCGGTAAGTTTCCTTTGTGGCTGGCGCCTACGCAGGTTGCAGTAATTACTATTACTAATGATAGCGATGAATATGCAGCTCAAGTGAATAAGTTATTAGTCGAAAATGGTATAAGATCAGAACTTGACATTTCTGCAGAAAAAGTGAATTATAAAGTACGTAACTTCTCAAGTAAAAAGGTGCCACTGATAGCAGTCGTCGGTAAGCAGGAAGTTCTTGATGGAACTATAACATTACGGACATTAGGTTCAAGTGAACAGAAGGTAATGAGTGTGAAGGACTTAATACAGTTTATATTACTTGATACTCGGTGA
- a CDS encoding NifU family protein, protein MLIRTEHTPNPEAMKFLPGITIAGNQPIHFSDASHAKAKSSLALKLFDIENVTAIFFGDDFITITKSTTSDWSVLKPEILMTMMDHFTMNLPIFDCAAEKLYSSELDDVSDIEKQIIEIIETRVRPSVAMDGGDIIYRGFKDGVVKLELHGACSGCPSSSITLKNGIESMLQHFVPEVKSVEAVSE, encoded by the coding sequence ATGTTAATTCGTACCGAACATACCCCTAATCCAGAAGCAATGAAATTTTTACCAGGGATCACTATTGCTGGTAATCAACCAATACATTTTAGCGATGCGAGTCATGCCAAAGCAAAAAGTAGTTTGGCTTTAAAATTATTTGATATTGAAAATGTAACAGCAATATTTTTTGGTGATGATTTTATTACAATTACAAAATCTACCACCAGCGATTGGAGTGTGCTTAAGCCAGAAATTTTGATGACCATGATGGATCACTTTACCATGAACTTGCCCATATTTGATTGCGCTGCAGAAAAATTATACTCAAGCGAATTAGATGATGTCTCTGATATAGAAAAACAGATAATTGAAATTATAGAAACACGAGTGAGACCCTCTGTTGCAATGGATGGTGGTGATATAATATATCGTGGTTTTAAGGATGGAGTAGTTAAACTTGAATTACATGGAGCTTGTTCTGGTTGCCCAAGTTCAAGCATCACTTTAAAAAATGGTATTGAATCAATGCTACAACATTTTGTACCAGAAGTAAAATCTGTAGAAGCGGTTTCAGAATAG
- a CDS encoding DUF6468 domain-containing protein produces MLLDFLLIILIGICITYCWVLNRRIQDLQNSRIEFARMVKELNVSIVKAAASVTELNECAMVTNKELKSSIDSANSIYQELIMLNEIGNNLANSLSQQITSLHHNSKNYTNTKASSDSQQFHSQYVDNSDNPLKSKFTDDDLAEEIDISTTAGTSTASNNKADYANQFKKFLNNIVTKKADDGITLNQLNYYDSLRRVSTKK; encoded by the coding sequence ATGTTGTTAGATTTTTTATTGATCATCTTGATTGGAATTTGCATCACCTATTGTTGGGTGCTAAATCGTCGCATTCAAGATTTACAGAATAGTCGTATCGAATTTGCTAGAATGGTTAAAGAACTAAATGTATCAATTGTAAAAGCCGCTGCTAGCGTCACTGAGCTTAATGAATGCGCTATGGTTACTAATAAAGAATTAAAATCTTCTATAGATTCTGCTAATAGCATCTATCAAGAACTGATAATGCTTAATGAAATCGGTAATAATTTGGCTAATTCTTTAAGCCAACAAATAACGAGCTTACACCATAACAGTAAAAATTATACTAACACCAAAGCTTCATCGGATTCACAACAATTTCACTCACAATATGTTGATAATAGTGATAATCCTTTAAAATCAAAATTTACTGATGATGATTTAGCAGAAGAAATTGATATATCTACTACTGCTGGTACTAGTACAGCATCTAATAACAAAGCAGATTACGCAAATCAGTTTAAAAAATTTTTAAATAATATAGTAACCAAAAAAGCTGATGATGGAATTACTCTAAATCAATTAAATTACTATGATTCTTTAAGAAGGGTTAGTACAAAAAAATGA
- the fliL gene encoding flagellar basal body-associated protein FliL, with translation MAKSFFDAQDEPLTPTATTTPGVALTDKAQSDKKIKKIALIVIPLLICAVAGAYFFFKIVRKPKTYSDTSRDAAAIADSAEAITNSYVALEPMIVNLTASEKGKPVYLRLTLTLRVSSEAETKLVQAKTPMIIDNFQAFLTGLRPADLSGTGGILLLKEELTKRINKIVAPMIIKDVLFKEMMIN, from the coding sequence ATGGCAAAAAGTTTTTTCGACGCACAAGACGAGCCCTTGACCCCAACAGCCACTACTACACCTGGTGTTGCATTAACCGATAAAGCTCAAAGTGATAAAAAAATTAAAAAAATTGCACTAATTGTTATCCCATTATTAATTTGCGCAGTCGCCGGAGCTTATTTTTTCTTCAAGATAGTAAGAAAACCAAAAACATATAGTGATACTAGCAGAGATGCTGCAGCTATTGCTGATAGTGCTGAAGCTATTACTAACAGCTATGTTGCACTAGAGCCAATGATAGTTAATTTAACAGCAAGCGAAAAAGGTAAGCCGGTATATCTAAGACTAACTCTTACATTACGGGTATCTTCTGAAGCTGAAACTAAACTAGTGCAAGCAAAAACACCAATGATTATCGATAATTTTCAGGCTTTCTTAACAGGATTGAGACCAGCTGATCTTAGTGGCACTGGTGGTATACTGTTATTAAAAGAAGAATTAACAAAACGAATTAATAAGATAGTTGCTCCTATGATAATTAAAGATGTATTATTTAAAGAAATGATGATTAACTGA
- the lpxC gene encoding UDP-3-O-acyl-N-acetylglucosamine deacetylase, translated as MLKHLYAQSTIINPISCYGIGVHSGQNIQLTLKPTKPNTGIIFVRTDVQSEINYIAASYLNVADTAMSTNLQNQHIRVSTIEHLMAALWGCGIDNVIVELDGPEVPIMDGSSKAFVFMIECAGKKLQNVAKKYLKILKEIRVSDQNREIIASKSKTMHINLTIEFDSKVIGKQNLLFSQTINSFKENLANARTFGFLNELDYLKDRGLAQGASLDNAIGIDRDTILNHDGLRYEDEFVRHKALDMVGDLYTSTANIVASFNALKTGHQLNNELLHKIFSDSQAYTWVGAKDL; from the coding sequence ATGCTCAAACATTTATACGCACAATCTACAATAATTAATCCCATTAGTTGTTATGGCATAGGGGTACATTCTGGACAAAATATACAATTAACTTTAAAACCCACAAAACCAAACACTGGCATTATCTTTGTACGCACTGATGTTCAGTCAGAGATCAATTATATCGCAGCTTCATACTTAAATGTGGCAGATACTGCAATGTCCACTAACTTACAAAATCAACATATCCGCGTTAGCACCATAGAACATTTAATGGCAGCACTTTGGGGATGTGGAATTGATAATGTGATTGTTGAATTAGATGGCCCTGAAGTACCAATTATGGATGGTAGCAGTAAAGCCTTTGTTTTTATGATCGAATGTGCTGGAAAAAAACTACAAAATGTAGCAAAAAAATATCTAAAAATCCTTAAAGAAATTCGAGTCAGTGATCAAAATCGTGAAATTATAGCGTCGAAGTCAAAAACAATGCACATAAATTTAACTATAGAATTTGACAGTAAAGTTATTGGTAAACAAAATTTATTATTTTCTCAAACTATAAATTCTTTTAAAGAAAATTTAGCTAACGCCAGAACATTTGGTTTTTTAAATGAGCTTGACTATTTAAAAGATCGAGGATTAGCGCAAGGCGCTTCTCTGGATAATGCTATAGGAATTGATCGTGATACTATACTAAATCATGACGGACTAAGATATGAAGATGAATTCGTTAGGCACAAAGCTTTAGATATGGTAGGTGATTTGTACACATCAACAGCTAACATTGTAGCTTCATTTAATGCTTTAAAAACTGGTCATCAACTTAACAATGAATTACTACATAAGATTTTTAGTGATAGTCAAGCCTACACTTGGGTAGGAGCTAAAGACTTATAA
- the ccmE gene encoding cytochrome c maturation protein CcmE produces MLKKTKNRLLLILCSITSCALGIYIILYNLEQNITFFYPPSKITSALFNQEIRIGGIVKPNSINKLKANEIMFTITDHAQEVKIFYRGMLPALFRENQGIVAQGKLSGDLFMANELLIKHDENYMPPEVAQEFKNK; encoded by the coding sequence ATGCTTAAGAAAACCAAAAACAGGCTATTGTTAATATTATGCTCTATAACTTCTTGTGCATTAGGCATATATATTATTTTGTATAACCTTGAGCAAAATATCACTTTTTTTTATCCCCCTTCAAAGATAACTTCCGCTCTATTTAATCAAGAAATTAGAATAGGTGGTATTGTAAAACCTAATTCGATTAACAAATTAAAAGCCAATGAGATAATGTTTACAATTACCGATCATGCTCAAGAAGTAAAAATATTTTATAGAGGTATGCTACCGGCATTATTCAGGGAGAATCAAGGTATAGTTGCACAAGGGAAATTATCTGGTGATCTATTTATGGCAAATGAATTGTTAATCAAACACGATGAAAATTATATGCCTCCTGAAGTAGCACAAGAGTTCAAGAATAAATAA
- the infC gene encoding translation initiation factor IF-3 has product MSGTKDNNFPKANRDIRAKLVRLVDENGEMCGVVTIQEALERALAAALDLVEVSPTAEPPVCKILDFGKFKYESKKKVHDSKKKQKITVIKEMKFKLNIGQGDFDTKLRKIKEFLSEGDKVKISLWFKGREIMHQNIGMQLFNRIISNLEGIAKIESEPKMEGKQIMMMVCPISSGSK; this is encoded by the coding sequence ATTTCTGGAACAAAAGATAATAATTTCCCTAAAGCTAATAGAGATATTAGGGCCAAATTAGTTAGATTAGTTGATGAAAACGGTGAAATGTGTGGTGTGGTTACCATACAAGAAGCTTTGGAGCGTGCTTTGGCAGCTGCGTTAGATTTAGTTGAGGTATCGCCTACTGCTGAACCGCCGGTATGCAAGATATTAGATTTTGGCAAATTTAAATATGAATCTAAGAAAAAAGTTCACGATAGCAAAAAAAAGCAGAAAATTACCGTTATTAAAGAAATGAAATTTAAACTTAATATAGGTCAAGGTGATTTTGATACTAAGCTACGTAAAATAAAAGAGTTTCTTAGCGAAGGAGATAAAGTAAAGATTTCTTTATGGTTTAAAGGTAGAGAAATTATGCACCAAAATATAGGAATGCAGTTGTTTAATCGGATCATTTCTAATCTTGAAGGAATAGCAAAAATTGAATCAGAGCCAAAAATGGAAGGTAAACAAATTATGATGATGGTGTGTCCTATCTCCTCCGGTAGTAAGTAG
- the fliM gene encoding flagellar motor switch protein FliM — protein sequence MSSDNIENNPNNLNREREPVTHSLLSTGVKAVLDQALQSYERLPMLEIVFEKFSQHLATAFRHLTSEAVDVEIVSFDSLRFGEYFKTMKAPLPIVVFKAIEWENLGLLILDDNLVFTFIDILLGGKKNATAQVKREASRGLTSIEQGIVKQISEIVLTELGHAFEPVSSTTFSLERLETNPNFATITRPGDAIIVLKIKIEIENRAVYMDLVIPYKTIEPIKEQLQQVFFGDKFGNDIVWEEMIFNAIYQIDLPIEAVIINKPTPLYEVINLKIGDTIVIDHVQHEDILIRSGHIALFKGQIGKVENKVAVSITKYY from the coding sequence ATGTCTAGTGATAACATAGAAAATAATCCTAATAATTTAAATCGCGAACGCGAACCAGTTACTCATTCTTTATTATCTACGGGAGTTAAAGCGGTATTAGATCAGGCATTACAATCATATGAAAGATTACCAATGCTTGAAATTGTGTTTGAGAAATTTTCACAACACCTTGCTACTGCCTTTCGACATTTAACCTCAGAAGCTGTGGATGTAGAAATTGTCAGTTTTGATTCGTTACGATTTGGAGAATATTTTAAAACGATGAAAGCACCATTGCCAATAGTCGTATTTAAAGCTATTGAGTGGGAAAATCTTGGATTGCTGATTTTAGACGATAATTTAGTATTTACTTTTATTGATATTTTACTTGGTGGAAAAAAAAACGCTACCGCTCAAGTAAAACGTGAAGCATCTAGAGGGTTGACTTCCATTGAGCAAGGGATTGTCAAACAAATCTCTGAGATAGTACTGACAGAATTAGGACATGCTTTTGAACCGGTTAGCTCTACTACTTTTTCCTTAGAACGATTAGAAACTAATCCTAATTTTGCTACAATTACTAGGCCGGGAGATGCCATTATTGTACTTAAAATTAAAATAGAAATCGAAAATCGTGCAGTATATATGGATCTAGTGATACCATATAAAACTATTGAACCTATTAAAGAACAGTTGCAACAAGTATTTTTTGGCGATAAATTTGGAAATGATATAGTCTGGGAAGAAATGATATTCAATGCGATTTATCAGATTGACTTACCTATTGAAGCAGTCATTATTAATAAGCCTACTCCTTTGTATGAAGTTATTAATTTAAAAATTGGTGATACAATTGTAATTGATCATGTTCAACACGAAGATATATTAATACGTTCTGGGCATATCGCTTTATTCAAGGGTCAAATTGGTAAAGTTGAAAATAAAGTAGCTGTTAGTATAACCAAATATTATTGA
- a CDS encoding YdcH family protein, producing the protein MAMTDEELPLTEELNQLEQEHSNLNQLIDDCLNQGENDLDQLTTQRLKKRKLFIKDRIAYIKSILYPDIVA; encoded by the coding sequence ATGGCTATGACCGATGAAGAATTGCCACTAACTGAAGAATTAAATCAACTGGAGCAAGAGCATTCTAACTTAAATCAGTTAATAGATGATTGCTTGAATCAGGGAGAAAATGATTTAGATCAACTTACCACGCAAAGGCTAAAAAAGCGTAAATTATTTATAAAGGATCGTATTGCATATATTAAGTCAATCTTATATCCTGATATAGTAGCTTGA
- the tkt gene encoding transketolase, with the protein MLTKDSYLKLSNCIRVLAADAVEHAKSGHPGMPLGMADVMTSLAFDFLRFNPNDPLWFNRDRLVLSAGHGSMLLYAFYYLTGYTNFTIFDLKNFRKLHSKTPGHPEYDAYQAIETTTGPLGQGFANAVGMAIAAKKYQHVLGNKISNYKIYCIVGDGCLMEGISYEAASLAGHLGLDNLIVLFDDNQISIDGKTSLAVSEDHLGVFTALGWGVNAIDGHDFTQISSSLNQAQNTNKPQLIACRTLIAKGCTNKAGSETAHGSPLGGTEIKLLKTQLQMPDAAFEIPEELRATWKTAWQRNKSNYETWQNHYAQLSPTAQEYLAPVKINTDFLNNIQLATQPESTRVSSGRVIQELLKMSTKVICGSADLSFSNNIKNSLSVVITKDDFSGNFIHYGVREHAMAAIMNGLALSGFLPIGGTFFVFVDYMKPAVRLSAMMRQQVIYIMTHDSIGVGEDGATHQPIEQLAGMRAIPNLQVLRPADCAETIECWQIAISDHTRPHMLVLTRQNVPQIKASLDWRNTSLGAYVISAIAPQLDVNSNFDVCIFATGSEVQLALNAAETLTVVDNLKVQVISIPCFELFFRQDQQYINSIILKSTKLCVAIEAGCAFGWHQIIGINGIFFGINQFGVSAPAEVAYEHFTLTTENIVNAIKTKLCDL; encoded by the coding sequence ATGCTGACTAAAGATTCATATTTAAAATTAAGTAACTGTATTAGAGTATTAGCCGCTGATGCAGTTGAACATGCTAAATCTGGTCATCCTGGAATGCCACTAGGTATGGCCGATGTAATGACAAGTCTAGCCTTTGATTTTTTACGCTTTAATCCCAATGACCCTCTGTGGTTTAATCGAGATCGCTTAGTATTATCAGCAGGGCATGGCTCTATGCTACTTTATGCTTTTTATTATCTGACCGGCTATACTAATTTTACCATCTTTGATCTAAAAAATTTTCGTAAACTACACTCAAAAACTCCAGGGCATCCAGAATATGACGCCTATCAAGCAATTGAAACTACCACCGGTCCATTAGGACAAGGCTTCGCTAATGCCGTCGGAATGGCTATTGCTGCCAAGAAATATCAACATGTTCTTGGTAATAAGATCAGCAACTATAAAATTTATTGTATAGTTGGCGATGGTTGTTTAATGGAAGGAATAAGCTATGAAGCTGCTTCACTTGCTGGTCATTTAGGTCTTGATAATTTGATAGTTTTATTTGATGATAATCAAATTTCTATTGATGGTAAAACTAGCCTTGCTGTCTCTGAGGATCATTTAGGTGTATTTACTGCTCTTGGATGGGGAGTTAATGCTATTGATGGCCATGATTTTACACAAATTAGCTCTAGTTTAAATCAAGCACAAAATACCAACAAACCACAATTGATAGCTTGTCGCACTTTAATTGCCAAAGGCTGTACAAATAAAGCTGGATCTGAAACTGCACATGGCTCGCCATTAGGAGGTACTGAGATCAAATTATTAAAAACTCAGCTGCAAATGCCAGATGCTGCATTTGAGATTCCGGAAGAATTACGCGCTACGTGGAAAACAGCTTGGCAACGCAATAAATCAAATTATGAAACTTGGCAAAATCATTACGCTCAATTATCACCAACAGCACAGGAGTATTTAGCTCCGGTTAAAATTAATACTGATTTTTTAAATAACATTCAACTAGCAACTCAACCAGAATCAACTAGAGTATCGTCAGGACGCGTTATCCAAGAATTACTCAAGATGTCAACTAAAGTAATTTGTGGCTCAGCTGATTTATCATTCTCGAATAATATCAAAAATTCTCTGAGTGTTGTTATCACCAAAGATGATTTCAGTGGCAACTTCATTCATTATGGTGTTCGTGAACATGCAATGGCTGCAATTATGAATGGCCTTGCTTTGTCAGGATTCTTACCAATAGGGGGAACATTTTTCGTTTTTGTTGATTATATGAAACCGGCAGTGCGATTATCAGCAATGATGCGACAACAGGTAATTTATATCATGACCCATGATTCAATTGGAGTCGGTGAAGATGGTGCTACTCACCAACCGATTGAACAACTAGCAGGAATGCGTGCGATCCCCAATCTACAAGTACTGCGTCCGGCTGATTGCGCTGAAACCATTGAATGTTGGCAGATAGCTATATCTGATCACACCAGACCACACATGCTGGTCTTAACCAGACAAAATGTCCCACAAATCAAAGCATCTCTCGATTGGAGAAACACATCTTTAGGCGCATATGTAATTTCAGCAATAGCTCCACAATTAGATGTTAATAGTAATTTTGATGTTTGTATATTTGCTACCGGCTCTGAAGTCCAACTGGCATTGAACGCAGCAGAAACTTTGACCGTTGTCGATAATCTCAAAGTACAGGTAATTTCTATACCTTGTTTTGAATTATTTTTTAGACAAGATCAACAATATATCAACTCTATTATTCTAAAATCTACAAAATTATGCGTAGCAATTGAAGCTGGTTGTGCTTTTGGTTGGCACCAAATTATTGGAATAAATGGTATATTCTTTGGCATCAATCAATTTGGAGTATCAGCCCCTGCCGAAGTAGCCTATGAACACTTTACCTTAACTACCGAGAATATTGTAAATGCTATAAAAACTAAACTTTGTGATTTGTAA